One Microbacterium sp. W4I20 DNA window includes the following coding sequences:
- a CDS encoding YafY family protein: MADPTARLLSLLALLQTGPERSGRDLAERLGVSTRTVRHDVDRLRELGYPVDATRGAVGGYRLGAGGKLPPLLLDDEEAVAVTVGLRAAAGIAGVEESGARALAKLEQVLPSHLRPIVDALRSIDRAPENNDTDAPDPEVDPSVLRDVASAIRNEEWLRFDYQDAPALVEPYRLLTWHRRWYLVARDPQSGEWATYRVDWMDLRMPTRRRFDPQPLPGGDYTAFLMRTVAESGWQVHARLLIDAPTEAVLDRIHPAVGVVEPIDEDHCVLVTGADSLDTVAAYIGMLMMDFTVESPPELIPRLRVLSERYARAVAGSASD; this comes from the coding sequence ATGGCTGATCCCACGGCTCGATTGCTGTCCCTCCTCGCCCTTCTGCAGACTGGCCCCGAGCGTTCCGGTCGCGACCTCGCCGAGCGACTGGGAGTCTCGACGCGCACGGTCCGGCACGACGTCGATCGCCTCCGCGAGCTGGGCTACCCGGTCGACGCGACCCGCGGCGCCGTGGGCGGCTATCGCCTCGGCGCGGGCGGGAAGCTGCCCCCGCTTCTGCTCGACGACGAGGAAGCGGTCGCGGTCACGGTCGGTCTGCGGGCAGCCGCTGGAATCGCCGGCGTGGAAGAATCCGGGGCGCGGGCGCTCGCGAAGCTCGAGCAGGTGCTGCCTTCGCATCTGCGCCCCATCGTCGACGCGCTGCGTTCGATCGATCGCGCCCCCGAGAACAACGACACGGATGCGCCGGATCCCGAGGTCGACCCGAGCGTGCTGCGCGACGTCGCGAGCGCGATCCGCAACGAGGAGTGGCTGCGCTTCGACTACCAGGATGCCCCCGCCCTTGTGGAGCCGTACCGCCTGCTCACCTGGCACCGCCGCTGGTACCTCGTCGCCCGCGATCCGCAGTCCGGCGAATGGGCCACGTACCGGGTCGACTGGATGGACCTGCGGATGCCGACGCGTCGGCGCTTCGATCCGCAGCCGCTGCCCGGCGGGGACTACACCGCGTTCCTGATGCGCACGGTCGCCGAGAGCGGGTGGCAGGTGCACGCGCGTCTGCTGATCGATGCGCCGACCGAGGCCGTTCTCGACCGCATCCACCCCGCGGTCGGCGTCGTCGAGCCCATCGACGAGGATCACTGCGTGCTGGTGACGGGCGCCGACAGCCTCGACACCGTCGCGGCGTACATCGGGATGCTGATGATGGACTTCACGGTCGAGAGTCCCCCCGAGCTGATCCCCCGGCTGCGGGTGCTCTCCGAGCGCTACGCGCGGGCGGTGGCGGGCTCCGCGTCAGACTGA
- a CDS encoding GNAT family N-acetyltransferase, with the protein MRTIRDLDTVELIIDAQGLLDSIRGPQRVIDAGTLRALQQSGNYVVGLFDGDGDDERMVGASIAFFGEPGRRAMHSHITALIPEYRGRGWGRELKEHQRQWAFSRDVGRITWTFDPLVARNAHFFLTVLGARVTGYSVNRYGIFGGGDAGDESDRLDVAWALADIAKAPASDAVVETLEIPADIEALRVTDAPAAHEWRTRLRGEMEELLGRGLRIAGFDVERGYLFTE; encoded by the coding sequence GTGCGAACCATCCGTGATCTCGACACCGTTGAACTCATCATCGACGCGCAGGGTCTGCTCGACTCCATCAGGGGTCCGCAGCGCGTGATCGATGCCGGCACGCTGCGCGCCCTGCAGCAGTCGGGCAATTACGTCGTCGGGCTCTTCGACGGCGACGGCGACGACGAGCGCATGGTCGGCGCGTCCATCGCCTTCTTCGGCGAGCCCGGCCGTCGGGCGATGCACTCGCACATCACCGCGCTGATCCCGGAGTACCGTGGGCGCGGCTGGGGGCGCGAGCTCAAGGAGCACCAGCGTCAGTGGGCCTTCTCCCGCGACGTCGGCCGCATCACCTGGACCTTCGATCCGCTCGTCGCCCGCAACGCGCACTTCTTCCTCACGGTGCTCGGCGCGCGCGTGACCGGTTACTCGGTGAACCGCTACGGCATCTTCGGCGGCGGTGACGCGGGCGACGAGAGCGACCGTCTCGACGTCGCGTGGGCGCTCGCCGACATCGCCAAGGCCCCGGCATCCGACGCCGTCGTCGAGACGCTCGAGATCCCGGCGGACATCGAGGCCCTGCGGGTGACCGATGCGCCGGCCGCGCACGAATGGCGCACGCGGTTGCGCGGCGAGATGGAGGAGCTGCTCGGGCGCGGTCTGCGCATCGCCGGCTTCGACGTCGAGCGGGGCTACCTCTTCACGGAGTGA
- a CDS encoding epoxide hydrolase family protein, whose translation MNNTNLTFSPFTVSVSAAEVQDLQDRLARTRLPQSAPTDDWDAGTPNSYLREAIEAWRSFDWQAAQERINAVPHFTTEIAGQTIHFIHVRSAHEGATPLLLAHTYPGSAVDYLDVIDRLVDPVAHGGRAEDAFDVVIPDAPGYGFSQPLASAGWTVGKVAEAYDTLMRGLGYDSYGIHGSDNGAMVARELGLLNPEGFLGLHVLQLFSFPSGDPSEFERLEPHDYAGLEHMQWFQSVGGYNTMNSSRPQTVSVGISDSPIGLLAYSELFNSFGNGTSLVTLEQILLEVSVNWFANAASGMSRSYLENARADAGEGEDAAPQINAAPTGVAVFQDDFQTIRVFAERDNSNIVHWSRFDEGGHFAALERPDLVAADIRTFFAGLR comes from the coding sequence ATGAACAACACGAACCTCACCTTCAGCCCCTTCACCGTCTCCGTCTCGGCCGCCGAGGTCCAGGATCTTCAGGACCGCCTCGCCCGCACCCGGCTGCCGCAGTCGGCGCCCACCGACGACTGGGATGCCGGCACGCCGAACTCGTATCTCCGTGAGGCGATCGAGGCCTGGCGCTCGTTCGACTGGCAGGCTGCGCAGGAGCGGATCAACGCCGTCCCGCACTTCACCACGGAGATCGCCGGTCAGACGATCCATTTCATCCATGTGCGCTCGGCCCACGAGGGCGCGACCCCGCTGCTCCTCGCGCACACCTACCCCGGTTCGGCCGTCGACTATCTCGACGTGATCGATCGCCTCGTCGACCCGGTGGCGCACGGTGGCCGCGCCGAGGACGCCTTCGACGTCGTGATCCCGGATGCTCCCGGCTACGGCTTCTCGCAGCCGCTCGCCTCCGCCGGCTGGACGGTCGGCAAGGTCGCTGAGGCGTACGACACCCTGATGCGCGGTCTCGGCTACGACAGCTACGGCATCCACGGCTCCGACAACGGCGCGATGGTCGCCCGGGAGCTCGGGCTGCTCAACCCGGAGGGCTTCCTCGGGCTGCACGTGCTGCAGCTCTTCTCGTTCCCGTCGGGCGACCCGTCGGAGTTCGAGCGTCTCGAGCCGCATGACTACGCCGGCCTCGAGCACATGCAGTGGTTCCAGTCGGTGGGCGGGTACAACACGATGAACTCGTCGCGGCCGCAGACGGTGTCGGTCGGGATCAGCGACTCCCCGATCGGACTGCTGGCTTACAGCGAGCTGTTCAACTCGTTCGGCAACGGCACCTCGCTCGTGACGCTGGAGCAGATCCTGCTCGAAGTGAGCGTGAACTGGTTCGCGAACGCAGCATCCGGCATGAGCCGCAGCTACCTAGAGAACGCGCGGGCGGATGCCGGGGAGGGCGAGGATGCCGCGCCGCAGATCAACGCCGCCCCGACCGGGGTCGCCGTCTTCCAGGATGACTTCCAGACGATCCGGGTGTTCGCCGAGCGTGACAACTCGAACATCGTGCACTGGAGCCGCTTCGACGAGGGCGGGCACTTCGCCGCCCTCGAGCGTCCCGATCTCGTCGCCGCTGACATCCGTACTTTCTTCGCCGGGCTGCGCTGA
- a CDS encoding glycine--tRNA ligase: MAEQSRLDKVIALARHRGFVFQAGEIYGGSRSAWDYGPLGTELKENIRRQWWQTFVRGRGDMVGLDSSIILPKRVWEASGHVATFTDPLVECLHCHKRFRADNLIEDFEARKGRKAENGLADIPCPNCGTKGQYTEPKAFSGLVKTYLGVVDDESGMYFLRPETAQGIFVNFSNVLTASRKKPPFGIGQVGKAFRNEITPGNFIFRTREFEQMEIEFFTPPAEAQQWFEHWVEACWNWFIDLGIDPENMRQFDVPEDDRAHYSAGTIDVEYKFGFTGKEWGELMGVANRTDYDLSSHSEASGTSLTYFDQATGERYTPYVIEPSFGLTRAMMAFLVDAYREEEVPNAKGGTDVRTVLKLDPRLAPVKAAVLPLSRNEKLSPLAREVADTLRSSWAVDFDDAGAIGRRYRRQDEIGTPFCVTVDFDSLDDRAVTVRDRDTMAQERVGIDELHAYLAERLRGA, from the coding sequence ATGGCCGAACAGTCCCGCCTCGACAAGGTCATCGCCCTCGCCCGCCACCGCGGGTTCGTGTTCCAAGCGGGTGAGATCTACGGCGGTTCGCGTTCGGCCTGGGACTACGGGCCCCTCGGCACCGAGCTCAAGGAGAACATCCGACGGCAGTGGTGGCAGACCTTCGTCCGCGGTCGCGGCGACATGGTGGGCCTGGACTCGAGCATCATCCTGCCCAAGCGCGTGTGGGAGGCGTCGGGTCACGTCGCGACGTTCACCGATCCGCTGGTGGAGTGCCTGCACTGCCACAAGCGCTTCCGCGCCGACAACCTGATCGAGGACTTCGAGGCGCGCAAGGGCCGCAAGGCCGAGAACGGTCTCGCCGACATCCCGTGCCCCAACTGCGGCACCAAGGGCCAGTACACCGAGCCGAAGGCGTTCTCCGGTCTGGTGAAGACCTACCTCGGCGTCGTCGACGACGAATCGGGCATGTACTTCCTGCGCCCCGAGACGGCGCAGGGCATCTTCGTCAACTTCTCGAACGTGCTCACCGCGAGCCGCAAGAAGCCCCCGTTCGGCATCGGCCAGGTCGGCAAGGCATTCCGTAACGAGATCACCCCCGGCAACTTCATCTTCCGTACGCGCGAGTTCGAGCAGATGGAGATCGAGTTCTTCACCCCGCCCGCCGAGGCGCAGCAGTGGTTCGAGCACTGGGTCGAGGCGTGCTGGAACTGGTTCATCGACCTCGGCATCGACCCCGAGAACATGCGGCAGTTCGACGTGCCGGAAGACGACCGCGCGCACTACTCCGCCGGCACGATCGACGTCGAGTACAAGTTCGGCTTCACGGGCAAGGAGTGGGGCGAGCTCATGGGCGTCGCGAACCGCACCGACTACGACCTGTCGAGCCACAGCGAGGCGTCCGGCACGAGCCTGACGTACTTCGACCAGGCCACCGGCGAGCGGTACACCCCGTACGTCATCGAGCCCTCGTTCGGCCTCACCCGCGCGATGATGGCGTTCCTGGTCGACGCGTATCGCGAGGAGGAGGTGCCGAACGCCAAGGGCGGCACCGACGTGCGCACCGTGCTGAAGCTCGACCCGCGCCTCGCTCCGGTGAAGGCCGCGGTGCTGCCGCTGTCGCGCAACGAGAAGCTGTCGCCGCTCGCGCGCGAGGTCGCCGACACGCTGCGAAGCTCCTGGGCCGTCGACTTCGACGACGCGGGCGCCATCGGCCGTCGCTACCGCCGCCAGGACGAGATCGGCACCCCATTCTGCGTCACGGTGGACTTCGACTCGCTCGACGACCGTGCGGTCACCGTGCGTGACCGCGACACGATGGCGCAGGAGCGCGTCGGGATCGACGAGCTGCACGCGTACCTCGCGGAGCGCCTGCGCGGCGCCTGA
- a CDS encoding HhH-GPD-type base excision DNA repair protein, protein MALHITGDTAADALLTDNPLALLVGMLLDQQVPMETAFAGPLKIEQRTGATDAAAIASMAPDEFLAAFQQTPAVHRFPGSMATRVQTLCQTLVDDWDGDASRLWTEGDPDGAEVLKRLKALPGFGEQKARIFLALLGKQYGFTGEGWREAAGPYGEDGSFRSVADIVSPESLTKVREHKKAMKAAAKEKA, encoded by the coding sequence ATGGCCCTGCACATCACCGGAGACACCGCCGCCGACGCCCTGCTGACCGACAACCCGCTGGCTCTGCTGGTCGGGATGCTGCTGGACCAGCAGGTTCCGATGGAGACCGCGTTCGCCGGGCCGCTCAAGATCGAGCAGCGCACGGGAGCGACGGATGCCGCCGCCATCGCGAGCATGGCACCGGACGAGTTCCTCGCGGCATTCCAGCAGACGCCCGCGGTGCACCGCTTTCCCGGATCGATGGCCACGCGCGTCCAGACCCTGTGCCAGACGCTTGTCGACGACTGGGATGGGGATGCGTCCCGCCTATGGACCGAAGGCGACCCCGACGGCGCCGAGGTGCTGAAGCGGTTGAAGGCGCTCCCGGGCTTCGGCGAGCAGAAGGCGAGGATCTTCCTCGCTCTCCTCGGCAAGCAGTACGGTTTCACCGGCGAGGGCTGGCGCGAGGCGGCCGGACCCTATGGCGAGGACGGATCCTTCCGCAGCGTCGCCGACATCGTGTCCCCCGAGTCGCTGACGAAGGTGCGCGAGCACAAGAAGGCGATGAAGGCGGCCGCGAAGGAGAAGGCCTGA